The DNA region GTGACGGTCTTCGCACCTGATTGATCACCACGGCCGAATACTCAGTGATTCCGATTTTGATGACGACGGTGTGCGACGCATGGCGAAGTTGCTTCGAGCTACCCATGTGCCGGCACCGCGCGAACTTCCGACGCTCGCCGACAGGGTGGAAGGGATGCTTTCCCGCGCAGCGGCACGCGGCGCGCGCGTGCCCGATGGCCTCGACTCAATTCTGCGGCGAGTCCGTGCACGGGAAACGTCGGCGCCTGTCCTCACCCACCATGACGTGTGGCCTAACAACGTCATCGACGACGGCGACCGCTTGTGGCTTGTTGACTGGGAGTTCGCCGGCGCTGGCGACGGAATGTTTGATCTCGCGACAGTTGCACGAGCCGCAAATCTTGATATCGACGGTGAACACGCCATGCTCGAGGAATACGGCCTCCCTGGCGGTGCGCATCGACTCGCTGAAGCGCGGTGGAGCATCGGACTCTTCGAGGGTGCATGGGCGCTTGCGATGCATACCGCCCGGGGAAGCGACGGCGGCTTTGATTTCGCAAGGCACGCCAGCG from Arthrobacter pascens includes:
- a CDS encoding phosphotransferase family protein; the encoded protein is MAKLLRATHVPAPRELPTLADRVEGMLSRAAARGARVPDGLDSILRRVRARETSAPVLTHHDVWPNNVIDDGDRLWLVDWEFAGAGDGMFDLATVARAANLDIDGEHAMLEEYGLPGGAHRLAEARWSIGLFEGAWALAMHTARGSDGGFDFARHASDMFAGLKNVPN